In the Burkholderia cenocepacia genome, one interval contains:
- a CDS encoding alpha-E domain-containing protein, protein MLLGRTASGLYWMYRYIERAENIARIVDAGLRMALTRTADAPAEWSSVLVSSGADDGYREKYDAYAADTVTDYLLRDRDNPSSVLSCIEAARSNARMVRTALTREAWESVNGAWLALRRALAQPVPESELPAVLDEVKRETALILGSFYSTMLRNEIFDFAQIGAFIERADNTARIIDVKYHLLLPSVSHVGTILDNYQWETILRCVAAHRSYRWVYDVQYKPLNIADYLILNGRMPRSLRYCYGRVVSSLNLLAKDYGVTHPCHDTATKILQLLSDTSVERIFKSGLHEFLTDFIGRNNSLGLEIAQAYNFD, encoded by the coding sequence ATGCTTCTGGGACGTACTGCAAGCGGCCTCTACTGGATGTACCGCTATATCGAGCGCGCGGAGAACATCGCGCGGATCGTGGATGCCGGGCTGCGGATGGCGCTCACGCGCACGGCCGACGCGCCGGCCGAATGGTCGTCGGTGCTCGTCAGCTCGGGCGCCGACGACGGCTATCGGGAGAAATACGACGCGTATGCGGCCGACACCGTGACCGACTACCTGCTGCGCGACCGCGACAACCCGTCGAGTGTGCTGTCGTGCATCGAGGCCGCGCGCTCGAACGCGCGGATGGTGCGCACGGCGCTCACGCGCGAGGCGTGGGAAAGCGTGAACGGCGCGTGGCTCGCGTTGCGGCGCGCGTTGGCGCAGCCGGTGCCGGAAAGCGAGCTGCCGGCCGTGCTCGACGAAGTGAAGCGCGAAACCGCGCTGATCCTCGGCAGCTTCTACAGCACGATGCTGCGCAACGAGATCTTCGATTTCGCGCAGATCGGCGCCTTCATCGAACGCGCGGACAACACCGCGCGGATCATCGACGTGAAGTATCACCTGCTGCTGCCGTCGGTGTCGCACGTCGGCACGATCCTCGACAACTACCAATGGGAGACGATCCTGCGCTGCGTCGCCGCGCACCGTTCGTATCGCTGGGTGTACGACGTGCAGTACAAGCCGCTGAACATCGCCGACTACCTGATCCTGAACGGCCGCATGCCGCGTTCGCTGCGCTATTGCTACGGACGCGTCGTGTCGAGCCTGAACCTGCTCGCGAAGGATTACGGCGTGACACACCCGTGTCACGACACGGCCACGAAGATTCTGCAACTGCTGTCCGATACCTCGGTCGAGCGGATCTTCAAGAGCGGCCTGCACGAGTTCCTGACCGACTTCATCGGCCGCAACAACAGCCTCGGGCTCGAAATCGCCCAGGCTTACAACTTCGACTGA
- a CDS encoding transglutaminase domain-containing protein, with the protein MRLAIRHISRYQFDDQASHALQRLRLRPQSGPGQTVRAWQVTIDGVEPTLSYADGLGNRIDLVRHDRGAKAEIVVVAAGVVETQDRAGIIGNPEGYAPPWIFERETALTKAGETVRELAQALPIEPHGLDALHWLMTEVHGRIAYAPNVAADAAVDAETALQSGEGTSRDHAHAFIAAARVLKIPARYISGYVLADSAMQRIADAKQNAGDVEEEEALALQSGDGMQQVLGASHAAQSQSQSQSQGQSQSQSQGQSPTALGAQPQATALSQQPAGHAWAEAYVEGLGWVGFDPFMNRCPDERYVRIAVGLDHRDAQPVTGLGATAVGVEISVVQTPELV; encoded by the coding sequence ATGCGACTCGCCATTCGACACATTTCGCGTTATCAGTTCGACGATCAAGCCAGCCATGCGCTGCAACGGCTGCGCCTGCGCCCGCAGTCGGGCCCCGGTCAGACGGTGCGCGCGTGGCAGGTCACGATCGACGGCGTCGAGCCGACGCTGTCTTACGCCGACGGGCTCGGCAACCGGATCGATCTCGTGCGTCATGATCGCGGCGCGAAGGCCGAGATCGTCGTCGTGGCGGCCGGCGTCGTCGAAACGCAGGACCGCGCGGGCATCATCGGGAATCCCGAAGGCTATGCGCCACCGTGGATCTTCGAGCGCGAGACCGCGCTCACGAAGGCGGGCGAGACCGTGCGCGAGCTCGCTCAGGCGCTGCCGATCGAGCCGCACGGCCTCGACGCATTGCACTGGCTGATGACGGAAGTGCACGGCCGCATCGCGTACGCGCCGAACGTGGCGGCCGACGCCGCCGTCGATGCGGAAACCGCGCTGCAAAGCGGCGAGGGCACGAGCCGCGACCATGCGCACGCGTTCATCGCGGCCGCCCGCGTGCTGAAGATCCCCGCGCGCTACATCTCGGGCTACGTGCTGGCCGACAGCGCGATGCAGCGCATCGCCGACGCGAAGCAGAACGCGGGCGACGTCGAGGAGGAGGAAGCGCTCGCGCTGCAGAGCGGCGACGGCATGCAGCAGGTGCTCGGCGCGTCGCATGCCGCGCAATCGCAATCGCAGTCGCAATCGCAAGGGCAGTCGCAGTCGCAATCCCAGGGGCAGTCGCCGACGGCGCTCGGCGCGCAGCCGCAAGCCACGGCGCTGTCGCAGCAGCCGGCCGGCCACGCATGGGCCGAGGCCTATGTCGAAGGGCTCGGCTGGGTCGGCTTCGACCCGTTCATGAACCGTTGCCCGGACGAACGCTACGTGCGCATCGCGGTCGGCCTCGACCATCGCGACGCGCAGCCGGTGACGGGGCTCGGCGCGACGGCCGTCGGCGTCGAGATCAGCGTCGTGCAGACGCCGGAACTCGTCTGA